In one Melospiza melodia melodia isolate bMelMel2 chromosome 5, bMelMel2.pri, whole genome shotgun sequence genomic region, the following are encoded:
- the EIF4E gene encoding eukaryotic translation initiation factor 4E isoform X1 produces the protein MCCWGSRDSSPAVRLGKRNRLCRVVSSFIPGVFGFFSFETLHDNSVLLFFFPGYKLCSWYYARSYKRSPSPHFHNELEQLEVIQETTPNPQPAEEEKTEPAPSQEVASPEQYIKHPLQNRWALWFFKNDKSKTWQANLRLISKFDTVEDFWALYNHIQLSSNLMPGCDYSLFKDGIEPMWEDEKNKRGGRWLITLNKQQRRSDLDRFWLETLLCLIGESFDDYSDDVCGAVVNVRTKGDKIAIWTTECENRDAVTHIGRVYKERLGLPPKIVIGYQSHADTATKSGSTTKNRFVV, from the exons atgtgctgctggggcagccgcGACAGCAGCCCCGCTGTGAGACTCGGCAAACGAAATCGTCTTTGCCGGGTTGTGTCATCTTTTATTCCAggggtgtttggttttttttcttttgagaccCTCCATGATAATTcagtacttctttttttttttccaggttatAAGTTATGTTCATGGTATTATGCTCGGTCTTACAAACGTAGCCCCAGCCCGCACTTCCATAAtgagctggagcagctggaagTGATCCAA GAAACCACTCCCAACCCCCAACCTGCAGAAGAGGAGAAAACTGAACCAGCACCTAGTCAGGAGGTTGCCAGCCCTGAACAGTATATTAAACATCCACTACAAAACAG ATGGGCACTCTGGTTTTTTAAAAATGACAAGAGCAAAACTTGGCAAGCAAATCTTCGTCTTATCTCAAAGTTTGATACTGTTGAGGATTTTTGGGC TTTATACAACCATATCCAGCTCTCTAGTAATTTAATGCCTGGTTGTGACTACTCGCTCTTTAAG gATGGGATTGAGCCCATGTGGGAAGATGAGAAGAACAAGCGAGGAGGCCGATGGCTAATTACACTAAACAAGCAGCAGAGACGAAGTGACCTTGATCGCTTCTGGCTAGAGACA ctgctgtgccttATTGGGGAGTCATTCGATGACTACAGCGATGATGTGTGTGGTGCTGTTGTTAATGTTAGAACTAAGGGTGATAAAATAGCAATATGGACAACTGAATGTGAAAACAGGGATGCTGTTACGCATATAGG GAGAGTATACAAGGAAAGATTAGGACTTCCTCCAAAGATAGTGATTGGTTATCAGTCCCATGCAGACACAGCTACTAAGAGCGGCTCCACCACTAAAAATAGGTTTGTTGTTTAA
- the EIF4E gene encoding eukaryotic translation initiation factor 4E isoform X2 yields MAAVEPETTPNPQPAEEEKTEPAPSQEVASPEQYIKHPLQNRWALWFFKNDKSKTWQANLRLISKFDTVEDFWALYNHIQLSSNLMPGCDYSLFKDGIEPMWEDEKNKRGGRWLITLNKQQRRSDLDRFWLETLLCLIGESFDDYSDDVCGAVVNVRTKGDKIAIWTTECENRDAVTHIGRVYKERLGLPPKIVIGYQSHADTATKSGSTTKNRFVV; encoded by the exons ATGGCGGCGGTGGAGCCG GAAACCACTCCCAACCCCCAACCTGCAGAAGAGGAGAAAACTGAACCAGCACCTAGTCAGGAGGTTGCCAGCCCTGAACAGTATATTAAACATCCACTACAAAACAG ATGGGCACTCTGGTTTTTTAAAAATGACAAGAGCAAAACTTGGCAAGCAAATCTTCGTCTTATCTCAAAGTTTGATACTGTTGAGGATTTTTGGGC TTTATACAACCATATCCAGCTCTCTAGTAATTTAATGCCTGGTTGTGACTACTCGCTCTTTAAG gATGGGATTGAGCCCATGTGGGAAGATGAGAAGAACAAGCGAGGAGGCCGATGGCTAATTACACTAAACAAGCAGCAGAGACGAAGTGACCTTGATCGCTTCTGGCTAGAGACA ctgctgtgccttATTGGGGAGTCATTCGATGACTACAGCGATGATGTGTGTGGTGCTGTTGTTAATGTTAGAACTAAGGGTGATAAAATAGCAATATGGACAACTGAATGTGAAAACAGGGATGCTGTTACGCATATAGG GAGAGTATACAAGGAAAGATTAGGACTTCCTCCAAAGATAGTGATTGGTTATCAGTCCCATGCAGACACAGCTACTAAGAGCGGCTCCACCACTAAAAATAGGTTTGTTGTTTAA